The Salvelinus sp. IW2-2015 linkage group LG15, ASM291031v2, whole genome shotgun sequence genome includes a region encoding these proteins:
- the LOC111973758 gene encoding alpha-2B adrenergic receptor-like: MASPLDSACXVGLGDTNGSTSVFSLPCNQSVSSLQLAPYSPESTALFATAITLMVVFTIVGNILVIIAVLTSHALRGPQNLFLVSLAAADILVATLIIPFSLANELLGYWYFKSLWCEIYLALDVLFCTSSIAHLCAISLDRYLSISRVTYSRQRTPMRIKASIVVVWLISAIISFPPLLSLNKSEPGGEGSERGPQCQLNDERWYILYSTVGSFFAPCLIMILVYMRIYQIAKQRTQNPPGEPRKDGVGCATPNQTPRGIQANGKEDRGETPAMLHKTTSVRPPTLAVTPSPSPDQANETRSPSTPTIQNLLHPPVLSLAPTPTTTSPPTSPLGPSPSLVSPSPSPTLPPPAPAKPKHGEKKVKKGKKYNNNMDRSDSSDSDMENEEGGRTGVNNPSMAGSAGIHSPATIQKYRDMIATSKGARLVAGRRSKPESTPGAARRKAMVNREKRFTFVLAVVIGVFVVCWFPFFFSYSLQAICPETCSLPDPLFKFFFWIGYCNSCLNPVIYTIFNQDFRKAFKKILCKNTKGTFF; encoded by the coding sequence ATGGCTTCACCCTTGGATAGTGCATGTRCAGTGGGGCTGGGCGACACTAATGGTTCGACCAGCGTTTTTTCTCTTCCCTGCAATCAGAGCGTCTCTTCCCTGCAACTGGCCCCCTACTCCCCCGAATCCACGGCGCTCTTCGCTACAGCCATCACCCTCATGGTGGTCTTCACCATCGTGGGAAACATCCTCGTCATCATTGCCGTCCTGACCAGCCATGCACTCCGAGGACCACAGAACCTGTTTTTAGTGTCGCTAGCYGCTGCAGACATTTTGGTGGCGACCCTCATCATCCCATTCTCCCTAGCCAATGAACTGCTGGGATACTGGTACTTCAAGTCTCTGTGGTGTGAGATCTACCTGGCGCTGGACGTTCTGTTCTGCACTTCCTCTATAGCTCACCTGTGCGCCATCTCATTGGACCGTTACCTGTCCATCAGTCGGGTTACCTACTCCCGCCAGCGCACACCCATGCGTATCAAGGCCTCCATCGTGGTGGTGTGGCTCATCTCGGCCatcatctccttccctcctcttctgtCGCTAAATAAGAGCGAGCCCGGCggggaggggagtgagaggggCCCTCAGTGCCAACTGAACGACGAGCGCTGGTACATCCTCTACTCCACCGTCGGCTCCTTCTTCGCCCCATGTCTCATCATGATCCTGGTCTACATGAGGATCTACCAGATCGCCAAGCAGCGCACACAGAACCCACCAGGCGAGCCCAGGAAAGACGGGGTGGGCTGTGCCACCCCAAATCAAACCCCTCGGGGGATCCAAGCCAACGGGAAGGAGGACAGAGGGGAAACCCCAGCTATGCTCCACAAAACCACCAGCGTCAGACCCCCCACCCTGGCTGTTACTCCATCACCGTCCCCTGACCAGGCCAATGAGACCCGCTCCCCTTCCACCCCCACCATCCAAAACCTCCTCCATCCTCCGGTTCTATCCCTAGCTCCAACCCCAACCACCACCTCCCCTCCTACCTCCCCCCTGGGTCCTTCACCCTCCTTGGTCTCACCgtctccctcccccactctccccccaccagccccggccaaacccaaacaTGGGGAGAAGAAGGTGAAGAAGGGAAAGAAGTATAACAATAATATGGACAGRTCAGACAGCTCTGACAGTGACATGGAGAACGAGGAAGGGGGGAGGACGGGAGTCAACAATCCTAGCATGGCTGGTTCAGCCGGCATCCATTCTCCTGCCACCATCCAGAAGTACAGGGACATGATCGCCACCTCTAAGGGGGCTCGGCTGGTGGCAGGGAGGAGGTCTAAGCCGGAGAGCACTCCGGGAGCAGCACGTCGAAAAGCCATGGTGAACCGAGAGAAGCGCTTCACGTTCGTCCTGGCCGTGGTGATCGGAGTGTTTGTTGTCTGTTGGttccctttcttcttctcctaCTCGCTGCAGGCCATCTGTCCTGAGACTTGCTCCCTCCCTGATCCCCTCTTCAAGTTCTTCTTCTGGATTGGCTACTGCAACTCCTGTCTGAACCCCGTCATATACACCATCTTCAACCAGGACTTCAGAAAGGCCTTCAAGAAAATCCTCTGTAAGAACACCAAGGGCACCTTCTTCTAG